A region of the Oncorhynchus clarkii lewisi isolate Uvic-CL-2024 chromosome 4, UVic_Ocla_1.0, whole genome shotgun sequence genome:
ctagctcagccATTCATTAGCTAGGCATTCAGAAGCTGGGCAGAAGGCCTTTGCCATTCAACTGTATTAGAGCAGAATTTTGGAGTGTTGTGGAAGCAACCAGTCACATTTTGACTTGCAATGGGTGGGACCATTTAAAAAAGAAAGTGACGTGTCTAGGCCTTCTACTGAATGCGCAAGAGAAAATAATCAGTGGCGCAAGCAGTAGTTTTCCCacgctaaagctagctagcttttgttgttgtagtgtgaCAATGGCGACAGTGGCTGCTGCAGCTGTTATGAACTTCAAGGTGGATGTTGTTGGTCATTTTTTtgtaatgtctactgtttgctgatgatctggtgcttctatcCCCAACTAAGGAGGGCCTGTAGCAGCATCTAGATCTTCTGcgcagattctgtcagacctgggacctgacagtaaatctcagtaagacaaaaataaatacaaatacaaattccatctagacagcATTGCccaagagcacacaaaaaactagtcagttatagaacccattgccctaaATATTCAGAGAATCTCTCCCGTCACTAAAAAAGTCACCCCACAAACAAGCTGAGTATCTGGATGTGTGTACAAAACACTGAAGGAGATATTTAGGGGTAATTTTAGTGTCCTTTGCTGACAACCCCAGCAAAGGACTTCAGTCGTATTCGTCTGAACAGGTTGCAGAGGGAGGATCCAGAGCTGTTGCGGGCCTGCCATGAGAGTGGTGTTCAGTACAAGGACCTTGATCTGCCCAGAAAACTCACTTTGTGGAGAGAAGAAAGAACCATGCTTTCACAGTGGCCAGTTATTTTAGTGAAGAGAATGTGAAGAGAATGTGACTAAGAAGGTTCATCCTCAGATGAGGATGGTAGTCTCAGCGAAACCTGTCTTCCCCCTACCTTCCCCCAAAATTGCCACACATAGCAGGTAATCTACCCAGCTGCTTCTTTGTGGAGTCCTCCAGTGCCCAAGCAGGAGAAGATGGGGCCTGGTAAAGCACATAACGGCCTTCCATGTCCTCCTCACTATGGCTTCAGACCCCAAGGCAGAACGACCCAGCCCTTCAGACACAACGGCTGGGCTCTGCCTGGCCAGAGAGGGGGGCACGGATACTGGGGTGGCACTCCAGGCCAGGCTTACtgttaggggcggcagggtagtggttagagcattggaatagtaaccaaaaggttgcaagttcaaatccccgagctgataaggtcattctgccactgaacaggcagttaacccactgttcctaggctgtcattgaaaataagaatttgttcttaactgacttgcctagttaaataaaggttataaaaaaaataaaaagggacCACTGTAGCAAGTGTTGACCTTAGTATTAACTTGTTCCAGGTGCACAGGTTCCCTGAGCTGTTGACGGTAACCACTAGAACAAGCAATAATTCATGGGCGGTAGGTTGCCTAgctgttaagagcgttgggccagtaaccgaaaggttttaGCCAACTAGTTGAAAAATCTATCAATGTGCAAGGCATTAACCCTAATGGCTCTGGAtatgagcgtctgctaaatgactaaaatgtaaatacaaGTAATGCATAGTATAAATAAAAATGACACTTAGGCCCTAATGCACACAGTAAAAACAGAAACATTAAGTAAGACCCcaaaggctgtgtttacacaggcagcccaatttatgttttttccactaattggtattttgaccaatcacatcagatctttttcagagctgatcagataggtcaaaagaccaattagtgggaaaaaaaAGGTAATACTGCGTCTTTGAATGGCTCCATGCATTTATCCAAACAGGTCTGGACAAGGTTGATCTTTACGCATGGATGTTTTATTGATGTTGTTTTTATGTAATTGTAATATTGTATTGTAAATAACCTTTAGTATAAGTCTAAACAATACAAAAGTTTTGAAAAATTAACATGCTGAGAGAACGACCGTGGTTTAGTTTCCTCCAAATCTTTGATCAGCAATAATTCACTAACGGAACCTCTAATATGATAACCGATAGCAAGACACGTGGTCAAATTAGGGAAAGGCATGGATAAAAATGACAGTCGATAAAAAAGTGCAAAGGATCACGCATGTTAAGCAAATACTATGTCTTAAGTGTCTAGAAGTAGCCTAAAGAGTCCTTCTTACTGTACATAATTATTGGACAGTGGCCTCGCTCATGCTTACAGAAGCTATGTGCCTTTACGTATCAGTTTGGACATCTTCTGCACTTTATTGATAGCTGGGAAATGCTTGAAGATTCACAAAATACATTATGATAAAATGTCATAATAAATGTGAAAAAGATTGCATTATAATACCACTGTATTGTCATATCTGATACACCAACTGAAATAGACTATTCACCATCCGCCCACTGTTCATTCTGGCTAGATCTAAAGGTACAGGGGGAACATTAGGCCAGTGGAGGCTCAttaggggagaaagagaaggacaatcctcctcagtgaatttcagaaaatGTTTAATAGTGAagcatttaaaaagttatcctttttatataaaactatactaaatatattcacacctgtcaatataaggtctcacagttgacagtgcatgtcagagcaaaaaccgagccatgaggttgaaggaattgtccgtagagctccgagacaggattgtatcaaggcacagatctggggaagggtacccaaaaatatctgccgcattgaaggtccccaagaacacagtggcctccattcttaaatggaagaagtttggaaccaccaagactctaactagagctggctgcctggccaaactgagcaatcaggggagaagggcgatggtcagggaggtgagagagaaccAGATGgttactctggagctctgtcaagagttcctctgtggagatgggagaacattccagaaggacaaccatctctgcagcactccacaaatcaggactttatggtagtggccagacagaagaaactcttcagtaaaaggaacatgacagcctgtttgcaaaaaggcacctaaaggactctcagaccatgaaaaacacaattctctggtctgataaaatcaAGATTAAaccttttggcctgaatgccaagtgtcaagtatggaggaaacctggcaccatccctacagtgaagcatggtggtggcagtattacgctgtggggatgtttttcaggggcagaaactaggagactagttaggatcgagggaaagatgaacagagcaaagtacagagattcttgatgaaaacctgctccatagcactcaggatctcagactggggtgaaggttcaccttcaacaggacaacgaccttaagcacacagcgtagacagcgcaggagtggcttcgggacaagtctctgaatgtccttgagtggccccatctagagcccggacttgaaaccgatcaaacttctctggagagacctgaaaatagctgtgcagcgacgctccctatccCACCtgccagagcttgagaggatctgcagagaatctccacaaatataggtgtgccaagcttgtagtgtcatacccaagaagactcaagacagtaatcgctgccaaaggtgcttcaacaaagtactgagtaaagggtctgaatacttatgtaaatatgtttccgttttttatttgtaataaatttgcaccAAAAaaagttttgctttgtcattatggggtagtgtttGTAGACTGAGGTTTGGGGAaacattttaatccattttagaaaaaggcattaacataacaaaatgtggaaaaagtcaatgggtctgaatactttcccactgtatgtatacgggtcatataccacaaacccgaggtgccttattgctattagaaaCGTGTTACCAATGTAATTTGAGGTGTTAAAAGACCATGgcttttagccaatcagcattcagggctcaaaccacccagtttataatgtactTTATaaactgggttgttctagtcctgaatgctgattggctgatagctgtggtatatcagaccgtatacaacgggtatttttactgctctaattatgttggtaaccagtttataatagcaataaggcacctcggaggTCTGTTGGATATGGCTAATATACTACGGCTAAGAGCTGAACACAGGCACGCCGCGTTGCATCGTGATagacagcccttagccgtggtatattggcaatttACCACACCTCcctgccttattgcttaattatatgaAATACTACCATTGTTTGAATCCTCtaacacatacagaaacactTTTTTAAACCCAAGTTAATTTTATTGTTCTGCTTTTGAAATTGTACATAACCAATACGACTTCTCATGCAGATTGTTCGAACAGGCCATGTCTCCTGACAATGAATGTGCTATGTATAGCAATCACAGTGGGTTTCACAGAGTAGGACTACTTTTCAAATTGGCTCCATTTGGTCATTCTAGATCTCAGATTGTTTTGTAACCCTCTGCCCTGGGAGTGCTTATGTGAATGTGGGTGAATTTCACAGTCCTTACCATTGATTCAGTGAAGATCAGTGACAAAGggaaaatacttaagtaaatattaAATCAGAACAATCAAATGTTTCCAGCCACAAAGGAAAAAGATAAGGAGCATTGTGAATTACATTTAAAAGGTTGATAGAGATATTGCATAAGGGTATTTATTACCTGCAGCCAGAAACCACAATAACTCTTTATTCCTGAAATGCCTGTACCCATCTGACAATTCTACCAGTGAACTGACCACCAGGGTgacctatatattttttaatagccCACTATCTTTTAAAAACTTACAATCAACAAAATAAAACCTAGACAATCAGgctcccattgattttgttatgttAGAGCATAAGAACACAATTAGCCATGTCAAAATgcttagaattgcaggaaattatcgTAACTGCAAAATGTTGTTTCAGCGCCATCCCAAAATGTATACAATTGCAAGATATTACCTTTAAACCTTCCTGCCAAAATAATGTTTCACTCATTCTTTGGCCAGTGTATGTTTTTACACCGCTCAATGGTGGGTCGCGCCTCAAGACACCTGGGTCTCAAAGCAACACAAAAAAAAGGTGTTGGAACCCCTGATCTAACTTACATGGGTTGCCACTTGCCAGCATAAGAACCAGTCTTCACCATGAGCGGCACACTACATGAAGGAACTCTTCAATAGCGTTATCatacatttgttttattaatATACATAAATTGTTAAGAGGACCACAACCAATTTACCACTTTAAActttgttgagtgtgtgtgtgtgtgtgtgtgtgtggtctctggTAGTGAAATGTGCAGCACCCTCAGATTCTTAACCATCACTGACAAACCCCATTACGCTGCAACAGCATCTTCCACCGCATGAATCACCACTATTTACAACAAAAATGAATATTTTAAAATGTCAGCTGTGTGTAATAAATCATTTCGTGGGTGCTTATTTTCCTATGAAGGGACCTCACAACAGTGAATAATCTGATGTTTCTGACTACTCTATTTTCAATAAACCAAGTAAGACTACAGTAATCGCAAATTGGTGATCTAAAACAAGCAAGTAGGAGCAGAGGAGGTGGAATTAGTCAGAAACGACAGGATACCGGTTGTACAGAAACAAGTACTAGGTGCTCACGTATAccaagtgtaaaacaaatcaccTTCTCAAAACCACAAAAATTAGGAACCAGAATATACATTTGCAGATACTTCATCCAACACCcatatattttattttctaaATTAGTGTTTCCAAGAAATGTCAGGAATCTACTTTTTACTTAACATTTCATGTAGAAACTATCTGAAGTGACAAAATACAACAAATGGCATGTTCCCAGGTGAGGATTAAAGTgcagatggggggagggggggtttcATAGAAAGTAAGCTTAGGTCAAAGGTCACTCTCCAGAGCGGCAGCAGGCCCTGAAGCCACACTGCAGGTTCTGGCAGCCGCTGGCCGTATCAGCATGGGGACCTGCAGAGGGAGGCCACAGTCAGAACAGTCAATCACTCACTCATAGTACTGCTGTGCCCATTCGTTTTACCTTGCCGGTGCACCAGCTGGGCGGAGTTTGCACTTCAGGGACAATGGAATGCTTTCAAATTCCAGTGGCCTGGTCAAGTTAAAACCAATGCACCTATTAACAGAACATTTAACTCCTCACAAGTAGGGCTACTGCCCACTCTTCCGACTGGTTTAGAAACGATCTCAAAAGGTACTGTTTACACAATGGAGTTAAACATTAAGTTATGACACTCAACAGTAAATGTATTTCGTCGACTAGCTACCTAAAGAAGGCCCACTTACCTTGCACCTCACAAGATCAGCAGGACTGTTACATAAGGAACTTACACTGGGAAATGTGCTGGACAGCCAGGTGAGGTTAGGTATGATTGTTATAACAGAGGGTTATCGAATCACATTCATTATTAGTCTTGCCGGATAAGCCCCATAGAGAGATTCTTTAATCCTGCGACCAAATTCATATAGAAAtgagttatatacactaccgttcaaaagtttggggtcacttagaaatgtcctcgttttggaaagaaaatctaattttttaaaataacatcaaattgtatttatgatcagtgtagacatggttaatgttgtaatggcacgttgtgttagctaaatctaagtatcattttaaaaaggataattgatcattagaaaacccttttgtaattatattagcacagctgaaaactgaagaagcaataaaactggccttctttagactagttgagtatcatcATTTATGGGTTTgataacaggctcaaaatggccagaaacaaaataactttcttctgaaacttgtcagtctattcttgttctgagaaatgaaggctattccatgtgagatattgccaagaaactgtagatctcgtacaactctgtactactcccttcacagaaaagcgcaaactggctctaaccagaatagaaagagtgggaggccccggtgcacaactgagcaagaggacgagtacattagagtgtctagtttgagatgcctcacaagtcctcaactggcagcttcattaaatagtaccctcaaaacactagtctcaacgtcaacagtgaagaggcaactccgggatgctggccttctaggcagagtttcacTGTCTAGTGtattattttgcccatcttaatcttttctttttattgtccAGTCTGATATGGCTTTTTATCAATtccgcctagaaggccagcatcccggagtcaccccggatttttgcccattcttcaaggcaaaactgctccagctccttcaagctgGATGGGTTCcgttggtgtacagcaatctttaagtcataccacagattctcaattggaatgaggtctgggctttgactaggcccaCCACTCaaatgttgctttagcagtatgattagggtcattgtcctgctggaatgtgaacctccgtcccagtctcaaaatctctgaaagactgaaacaggttttcctcaagagtttccctgtatttagcggcatccatcattccttcaattctgaccagtttcccagtccctgccgatgaaaaacatccccacagcatgatactgccaccaccatggtgttctctgggtgatgaggggtgttgggtttgcgccagacatagcgtttcccACAAGCTTTTGGCCAAACATGttcgcttatttttttctttaagcaatggcttttttctggccactctttcataaagcccagctctgtggagtgtatggcttaaaatggtcctatggacagatactccaatctccgctgtggagctttgcagctccttcagggttatctttggtctctttgttgcctctctgattaatgccctccttgcttggtccttgagttttggtgggcggccctctcttggcaggtttgttgtagtgccatatccattttttaataatggatttaaaatggtgcttcgtgggatgttcaaagtttctgatatttcttttaacctaaccctgatctgtacttctccacaactttgtccctgacctgtttggaatgctccttggtcttcatgatgCCACTTGCTTGATggtaccccttgcttagtggtgttgcacactctgggcctttcagaacaggtgtatacatactggtacaccagcttcaaaacagctgaaaatacaatattttctgttattgaaaatatatttcacagcggtttagatggtaaaatgattctctacactatacattgtttgttttgtcacaaactgaaattagacaaACTATTAGAATctgagcaaccaggaaatggccgagtcatttctgcatattgcacctttaatacAATCCACAGCCAAAATTAAATGACCGGGACCCACTTGTGGGTCGCAGCAGGGGTCCAGGTGGGTTGTGGAATTTCATTTTTTGTGCATAGCATTTTTATAGATTTGTTTAAATACAATATCTTGAGGAAAAACATTTTCAGCGTAATTTCCAATAATCTTTCAGAACTTACAATCAATTTCTTAAAATGTTGGATCGTTGTCCCTATACCGGGACAGTTGTTGCTAATGTGGCTAGAATGACAtaagtaacagcaaactttccaggacatagacatgtcttatatgggcagaaagcttaaattcctgttaatctaactgaactgtctaatattcagtaatcttgctctgatttgtcatcctgaggtgTTAAATTCTCCTacgttaatttcacatttccacaaacttcaaagtgtttcctttcaaatggtatcaggaatatgcatatccttgcttcaggtcctgagctacagtcaGTTAGATGTCATTTTAGacagatataaaaaaaatatatatataaaaaaaggctTACTCTACATAATCGTCAATAAGAAGACCACAGTGGAAGTACGTTGTTAAACGTTGTTGTGTCATTCCCAATCATTTTAAATGCATTGTGTCCACATGTGGTCGTTTTGTGTTTGTATTGTAAAATAAAttacatgtaaaaaatgtatcaacttGTGCATCACTCATATCCTTGTATGAATACGTTGCCTGATAAGAGGGTGTTTACCCACAGTTTTCCCTAGCGTTGtgcgttttgtgtgtgtgcgttaccGTTGATGTTGTCGCAGTAGTAGAAGTGTTCATCATTGAGGGCAGGACAGGCTGACACCAGCTCCTGTAGCCCAACCTCAGTGATGAGGAGACATCCAGACAGGTTCAGATGCTCCAGGAAAGGAAGACCACCACGCTGAGACAGcgccctgaaacacacacacttagagtATATAATACACAATCATTTGTACCTACTCACAGTCAATATCAATAACACAAAAAAAGATTTACACAATTTATCCACAGgtataatacatgtatgtttgtcGTTTCTTTGAAGAACAGCATCCCAAGCAGTTTTACCTCAAACCCAGGTCTGTAACCCGATAGCATCCAGAGAGGCTGAGGAATCTCAGCGAGCGTCGAGCGTCTGACTGATCAGTTCTGTTGTAAAGCTCCAGGCACCGCTGGCCCCCAGAGGAGCATTTAGTCCAAAACTCTGCCCATGCACTGCCCCTGGTGGTGTAAGACAAACACTGCAGCCCTCCACAAGTCCTCAGGGCCATCTCACCAGTGCAGCAGGTTGAATGGCCACAGCAGGCCTCCCCAAGCCCATACTGCTGCTGCCAGTAGGAGGTGCTATAGCTTGTCCTGAGGCCCCGCCTCCTACTCCTCCTGCAGCAACACAAACCTCCTGGCTTCGTCGCCACAAAGCCTCGCCCCTCAGGGGTAGACACTCCCCCGCGGCGGTTCCACTCTGCTGCATCCTCTATGTCGGCCAGCTCCGAAGGGTCCAGGACCCAGACCCTGGAGGGGCTGCTGCACCGTGTCCCCATACGCTGCTTGAAGATCAGGGCCTGCCTGCTTCCCCCCATCAAATGGAGGATCCGCTCATCCAGCAGACTAATCGGAGGCGGGCTCTTCAGAAGCTTGGCTTGCCGGTCAGATCGTTTCTGAGAAATGGACAGCTTCTTCAGGGTGTGGTCAGTGATCTTCTCACAGCCGGATAGGTCCAGGTGCTCAAGAGATGGACATGCCCCCAGAGATGACCAACTGACAGAAAATAAGTGAAAAGAAATCAAAACAAttaggggagaagagagacaagTTCAATAGTTAATCATACCCTGTAGTCTTCAGCATAATTGGTCTGGCTATGAATGGCATACCTGTCAAAGGCGGAGTCTGTGACATCAGTCTGAGTGAGGTCCAGGTGGGTGAGATTAGGACAGAGACTAAGGATCTGACGCACCTGTGGCAGCAGACACACATAAAGCACCAgttaaagtttggacacacctacttattcaagagtttgtttatttttgtactattttctacattgtagaataatagtgaagacatcaaaactatgaaatgacacatatggaatcatgtagtaaacaaaaagagttatacaaatcaaaacatattttatatttgagattcttcaaagtagccaccctttgccttgacagctttgcacactcttggcattctctcaaccagcttcatgaggtagtcacctggaatgcttttacaactgtcttgaaggagtaccCACATATGCAAAGAACTTGTTGGATGCTTTGCCTTCACTctgcatcccaaaccatctcaattgggttgaggtcagaagattgtggagaccaggtcaaatgataaaaaaaataaaaaatggaacctttatttaactaggtaagtcagatAAGAATAAATtaatatttacaatgacagcttaccggggaacagtgggttaactgccttgttcaggggcagaacgacagatttcttaccttgtcagttcagggattcgatccagcaaccttttggttaatggcccaacgttctaaccactaggctacctgcctccccaccaTGAATCTGatgaagcactccatcactctccttcttggtcaaatagcccttatacaacCTGGAAGTGTGTTTaaggtaattgtcctgttgaaaaacaaatgatgctcccactaagcacaaaccagacgggatggcatattgctgcagaatactgtggtagccatgctggttaagtgtgcattgaattctaaataaatcagacagtgtcaacagcaaagcaccctcacaccacctcctccatgcttcatggtgggaaccacacatacggagatcatccgttcacctactctgcatctcacaaagacaacggttggaaccaaaaatctcacatttggactcatcagaccaaaggacagatttccaccggtctaatgtccattgctcatggttcttggcccaagcaagcctcttattattattagtgtcctttagtagtggtttctttgtagtaATTTGACGCagttctctgaacagttgatgttgagatgtgtctgttaccttaactctctgaagcatttatttgggctgcaatctgaggtgcagtgaaTTGCCGATTTTTGAGGTGGTatctgtaatgaacttatcctctgcagcagaggtaactctgggtcttcctttcttgtggcggtcctcatgagagccagtttcataatgcttgatgttttttttttgcttatTCTTTTattctttgcttatttaagctgttcttgccattatatgagcctggtcttttaccaaatagggctatcttctgcataccacgcctaccttgtcacaacaactgatttGGTCAAATGCAttatgaaagaaattccacaaattaacttaaggcagacttattaattgaaatgcattccaggtgactaccacatgaagctggttgagagaatgccaagaatcaAGGCAAATCGcaaatataaaacatttgtgtaacacttttttggttactacgtgattccatgtgtcttatttcatagttttgatgtcttcactattattctacaatgtagaaaatagtcaaaaaataaagaaaaatcctggaatgagtaggtgtccaaatgtttgactggtactgtatacatatacagatcATTAACCTACACTCTGCCATGTAGGGCCTAGTCGGTCTGAAACATCCTTCATTTACACGCCAGCTTCTCTCATTACTTAGAGAATAGGAAGCTTTGTATTAGTAGCACTGCTTCATTGATGTTCTAGACATATGATCATGAATATTCATACCATCTTACTGGAGACCGTAGAGCTGTAGGCCAGAACGATGGACCTGACAGAGGAACCCACAGCTGGCAGAAGGTTCTGGATAATTTCATTCAGTAGCTTCTTCTCCCTCTGAGCTGAGCTTATAGCCAATGAGTCTTCA
Encoded here:
- the LOC139406681 gene encoding F-box/LRR-repeat protein 5-like, translated to MAPFPDEVDVFTGPHWRMKQLVGLYCEKLSQTNFSNNNDFRSFLQSLCATFKEFKMHEQIENEYIIGLLQQRSCTVYNVHSDNKLSEMLSLFEKGLKSVKSEYEQLNYARQLKERLEAFTLDFLPHMKEEEEVFQPMLMQYFTYEELKDLKKQVMAQHCSQQRWDCAAEVLKGLSLWSQAEELHKAFKYADHEKTDELEKELCSTHISQLPTEILLHLFRYLGPEDLCHCGQVSSAWSDLAKTGSLWRHLYPVRWARGDHYRGPPADLNQEPDEEWVKSLQDEGKAYQEWDEDADVDESDETCEDSLAISSAQREKKLLNEIIQNLLPAVGSSVRSIVLAYSSTVSSKMVRQILSLCPNLTHLDLTQTDVTDSAFDSWSSLGACPSLEHLDLSGCEKITDHTLKKLSISQKRSDRQAKLLKSPPPISLLDERILHLMGGSRQALIFKQRMGTRCSSPSRVWVLDPSELADIEDAAEWNRRGGVSTPEGRGFVATKPGGLCCCRRSRRRGLRTSYSTSYWQQQYGLGEACCGHSTCCTGEMALRTCGGLQCLSYTTRGSAWAEFWTKCSSGGQRCLELYNRTDQSDARRSLRFLSLSGCYRVTDLGLRALSQRGGLPFLEHLNLSGCLLITEVGLQELVSACPALNDEHFYYCDNINGPHADTASGCQNLQCGFRACCRSGE